One part of the Bacteroidia bacterium genome encodes these proteins:
- a CDS encoding OmpA family protein, translating into MSRLLWLWVLLLLISLILGPWWYQNRYCACEPTATAQTTEGVATTPEVSEPETPQTRTPETSTDIYRFELSDGDKFSIGSVEDFSFPRSSFVPEIPSEVTAAFQGIADYLKGNPDKVLSVTGYYEESEANKSSFENLGLARADTLKNYLMSLGLPEASMELSSIMSSDMVFRDGITFDGAYFEIINRMKGESSDADAAKALEELGKRLKGAAQKVYFETSSTIIIRTDAQRKFLKDAKTYLDAVPAAKLSVTGHTDSQGDPGRNMTLSKSRAAETKAWLVRSGFDANRIISSGKGESQPFATNETDDGRRANRRAEIIIIE; encoded by the coding sequence ATGAGTCGATTACTTTGGCTATGGGTTTTACTATTGCTGATAAGCTTGATATTGGGGCCCTGGTGGTACCAAAATCGCTATTGTGCATGCGAACCTACAGCTACGGCCCAAACCACAGAAGGAGTCGCAACTACTCCTGAGGTAAGTGAGCCGGAAACACCACAAACACGAACTCCGGAAACATCAACAGACATTTATCGATTTGAACTAAGTGATGGAGATAAATTTTCCATCGGTTCGGTCGAGGATTTTAGTTTCCCTCGTTCGTCTTTTGTCCCAGAAATACCTTCTGAAGTCACAGCTGCTTTTCAAGGAATAGCAGATTACCTGAAAGGGAATCCCGATAAGGTCCTTTCCGTCACAGGCTATTACGAAGAATCTGAAGCGAATAAGTCTTCCTTCGAAAATCTGGGACTTGCGAGAGCAGATACCTTGAAGAATTACCTGATGAGTTTGGGGCTCCCCGAAGCTTCTATGGAACTGTCTTCTATTATGTCCAGCGATATGGTATTCCGGGATGGGATCACATTTGATGGTGCCTATTTCGAAATCATCAATAGGATGAAGGGAGAAAGCAGTGATGCAGATGCTGCCAAAGCATTGGAAGAATTAGGCAAAAGACTGAAAGGGGCAGCTCAAAAAGTTTATTTCGAAACCAGTTCTACTATAATCATCCGAACAGATGCTCAACGAAAATTCTTGAAGGATGCCAAAACCTATCTGGATGCAGTTCCAGCGGCAAAGCTCTCTGTAACCGGACATACGGACAGTCAGGGAGATCCTGGACGAAATATGACTTTAAGTAAATCCCGGGCAGCAGAAACCAAAGCCTGGTTAGTGAGAAGCGGTTTCGATGCAAATCGAATCATTAGCAGTGGTAAAGGAGAAAGCCAACCATTTGCAACTAATGAAACGGACGATGGTCGTAGAGCCAACCGCCGAGCTGAAATTATTATAATCGAATAA
- a CDS encoding N-acetylmuramoyl-L-alanine amidase — protein MYSTRSFLLILALILCANLNGQSRKHLEVTAQKGEGMLAILRNYEVNTACNQKYFRQVNGMRPRQGLVLGKTYKLPIYLYVYNGKSIRSTTGVNDLEWAESIQKYNEMMHQAGIKRGDYRQDRELWVPYSRMNCRSEKLPILGAGVSASRPGMPSGPSAGAGSGTRPGRTPLRGTYPIFGKEEERVPLYSTRLRGRVYYIVGGHGGPDPGAVGVFYGKSLCEDEYAYDISLRLAWNLLSHGATVYLIVRDEDDGIRSGEILPCDKDETCWVDKDIPESQKLRLAQRSDAINMLYKKNKRQGVNYQRLVVLHVDSKSKGEKTDVYFYHKIGDNKSKKLAVQLQETMRQKYDEYRKDRGYNGSVTSRDLHMLRETDPTAVFIELGNIKNRNDQGRLVIEGNRKLLANWLFDGLLLDAR, from the coding sequence ATGTACTCTACTAGATCTTTTCTTCTCATACTGGCACTTATCCTTTGTGCCAATCTAAATGGCCAATCCAGAAAGCATCTGGAAGTTACCGCCCAAAAAGGCGAAGGAATGTTAGCCATACTCAGAAACTATGAAGTAAATACTGCCTGTAACCAGAAATACTTCCGGCAGGTAAATGGCATGCGGCCCCGTCAGGGTCTTGTTCTGGGTAAAACCTACAAACTCCCCATTTATCTCTATGTATATAATGGAAAAAGCATTCGCTCAACTACAGGGGTCAACGATCTCGAATGGGCTGAAAGCATCCAAAAATACAATGAGATGATGCATCAGGCCGGGATAAAGAGAGGGGATTACCGTCAGGATAGAGAGCTATGGGTTCCATATAGCAGGATGAATTGTCGTTCGGAAAAGCTACCGATTTTGGGTGCTGGAGTTTCCGCATCTAGACCTGGCATGCCCAGCGGACCATCAGCAGGTGCAGGCAGCGGCACACGCCCGGGCAGAACCCCGCTTAGAGGCACCTACCCTATCTTCGGGAAAGAAGAAGAAAGGGTCCCTTTATACAGCACAAGACTGCGAGGAAGAGTTTACTACATTGTTGGAGGTCATGGAGGTCCGGATCCAGGTGCAGTAGGTGTTTTCTATGGAAAAAGTCTTTGTGAAGATGAATATGCCTATGATATTTCGCTGCGACTTGCATGGAACCTTCTATCTCATGGAGCTACGGTCTATCTGATAGTCAGGGATGAAGATGATGGAATTCGTTCAGGGGAAATTTTGCCCTGCGATAAAGATGAAACCTGCTGGGTAGATAAAGATATACCAGAGAGCCAGAAACTTCGCCTGGCACAACGTTCTGACGCGATAAATATGCTTTATAAAAAGAACAAGCGGCAGGGAGTGAATTATCAGAGATTAGTGGTCCTTCATGTGGATTCTAAAAGCAAGGGGGAAAAAACTGATGTATACTTTTACCATAAGATTGGTGACAATAAAAGCAAGAAACTGGCCGTACAATTACAGGAGACTATGCGCCAGAAGTATGATGAGTACCGCAAAGACAGAGGGTATAACGGCTCTGTAACTTCCCGAGATCTGCATATGCTTCGCGAAACGGATCCTACTGCCGTATTTATTGAATTAGGCAATATCAAAAACCGCAATGATCAGGGAAGATTAGTGATAGAGGGCAATAGAAAACTCCTTGCGAATTGGTTATTTGACGGATTGTTGCTGGATGCGCGTTAA
- a CDS encoding metal-dependent hydrolase yields MKISFYGHSAFGVKINGKHLLFDPFISGNPASHVDHQSVPADHILLTHGHGDHLGDTVEISKRTSAPVISNYEIVSWLETQGVEGGIGMNFGGVIDLGYCKVKMVLAIHSSTLPDGSPAGNPCGFIVESDEVNFYYSGDTSLHYDMKLIGEMHKIDFAILCIGGHFTMGVEDSLIASNFIKCDRVIGMHYDTMDVLKIDHDAARQAYTDAGKTLHLLDIGTHLTL; encoded by the coding sequence ATGAAAATAAGCTTCTATGGCCACTCTGCATTTGGAGTGAAAATTAACGGAAAACACCTACTATTCGATCCTTTTATTAGTGGCAATCCTGCCTCTCATGTTGACCATCAAAGCGTTCCTGCTGATCACATCCTCCTCACTCATGGCCATGGCGACCATTTGGGGGATACAGTGGAAATCAGTAAAAGAACCTCTGCACCGGTGATCTCAAATTACGAGATTGTTAGCTGGTTGGAAACTCAGGGAGTAGAAGGAGGAATCGGGATGAACTTTGGGGGAGTAATAGACCTGGGATATTGCAAAGTAAAAATGGTATTGGCAATTCATTCCAGCACATTGCCTGATGGGAGCCCCGCAGGTAATCCCTGTGGGTTTATTGTAGAAAGTGATGAAGTTAATTTTTATTATTCAGGAGACACTTCTCTGCATTATGACATGAAACTAATTGGCGAAATGCATAAAATAGATTTCGCTATTCTTTGTATAGGGGGACACTTTACGATGGGAGTTGAAGACTCCCTTATTGCTTCCAACTTTATAAAATGTGATCGAGTCATTGGTATGCATTATGATACCATGGATGTACTTAAAATTGATCATGACGCAGCCAGGCAAGCATATACCGATGCAGGAAAAACCCTCCATCTATTAGATATTGGCACACACTTAACCTTATAA
- a CDS encoding nuclear transport factor 2 family protein, whose amino-acid sequence MIQKIFAILLILFVFYPSLKAQDSAEDEVKAAIMQMFDGMRAGDSSQVHSVISDDAEFYTSATREGKPILFNGSLERFLKGVGTPHEKVWDERISNLHIQVDDNLATAWMNYSFYAGDSFSHCGVNTMTFHKGENGWKIIFLADTRRKDQCD is encoded by the coding sequence ATGATACAGAAGATTTTCGCTATACTACTCATTCTTTTTGTATTCTATCCGAGTCTAAAGGCTCAGGATTCTGCCGAGGATGAAGTGAAGGCGGCCATCATGCAAATGTTTGACGGGATGAGAGCCGGAGACTCTTCCCAGGTACATTCAGTCATCTCAGATGATGCAGAATTTTATACTTCTGCAACTCGTGAAGGTAAACCTATCTTATTCAATGGTTCGCTGGAGAGATTTCTGAAAGGAGTAGGAACTCCTCATGAAAAAGTATGGGATGAGCGCATATCAAACTTACATATTCAGGTAGATGACAATCTCGCTACCGCCTGGATGAACTACAGTTTTTATGCAGGGGATAGTTTTTCTCACTGCGGCGTAAATACCATGACTTTCCATAAAGGAGAAAATGGCTGGAAAATAATTTTTCTGGCAGATACCCGACGCAAAGATCAGTGTGATTAA
- the moeB gene encoding molybdopterin-synthase adenylyltransferase MoeB, which translates to MDKIALSHEELARYSRHLIIPEFNIEGQRRLKQSRVLVVGAGGLGSPLLQYIAAAGVGKIGIIDPDVVDESNLQRQVLYGQSSVGLPKVEEARERIEDINPYIEVETYQDILTSENALQIIEEYDIVADGTDNFPTRYLVNDACVLLGKVNVYASIFQFEGQVSVFNYEDKEGNIGPNYRDLFPSPPPPGMVPSCAEGGVLGVLPGIIGSMQALEVIKLASGVGKPLSGRMLLFDALSFTTRILKLSRNPDNPLNGDKPIQTELIDYEQFCGVPAMGDAPVEAEGIQEISVQELEKMKKSGEDFQLIDVREAHEYEIVNLGGELIPKGEISKHLDRIARNKAVIVHCKSGARSAKVVKMLESEHGFTHICNLKGGLLAYIEEIDSSLPKY; encoded by the coding sequence ATGGATAAAATCGCCTTGAGCCATGAAGAGTTGGCTCGATATAGCAGACACCTCATCATTCCCGAATTTAATATTGAAGGCCAAAGAAGATTGAAACAATCCCGGGTACTCGTGGTAGGTGCTGGCGGATTGGGGAGTCCACTGCTTCAATATATTGCAGCGGCTGGTGTAGGAAAAATTGGAATTATTGATCCGGATGTGGTAGATGAAAGTAATTTGCAGCGGCAAGTTCTCTACGGACAAAGCTCAGTAGGACTACCCAAAGTGGAAGAAGCTCGTGAAAGAATAGAAGATATCAACCCATATATTGAAGTTGAGACTTATCAGGATATCCTCACCAGCGAAAATGCTTTACAGATTATAGAAGAGTATGATATTGTTGCGGATGGAACCGATAATTTCCCTACACGCTATTTGGTAAATGATGCCTGCGTATTATTAGGGAAAGTAAATGTTTATGCATCCATTTTTCAGTTTGAAGGGCAGGTTTCGGTTTTCAACTATGAAGACAAGGAGGGAAATATTGGACCAAATTACAGAGACCTCTTTCCTAGCCCTCCTCCTCCGGGTATGGTGCCTAGTTGTGCCGAAGGAGGTGTTTTAGGCGTTCTTCCGGGCATAATAGGGAGCATGCAAGCCCTTGAGGTCATAAAACTTGCAAGTGGCGTAGGGAAACCTCTGAGCGGTCGCATGCTATTATTCGATGCACTGAGTTTTACTACACGCATCCTAAAACTCTCCAGGAATCCCGATAATCCCCTGAATGGAGACAAGCCCATCCAAACAGAACTCATCGATTATGAGCAGTTTTGTGGCGTTCCTGCTATGGGAGATGCTCCTGTTGAGGCAGAAGGTATACAAGAAATATCTGTGCAGGAATTGGAAAAAATGAAAAAATCGGGGGAAGATTTTCAATTAATTGATGTTCGTGAGGCTCATGAGTATGAAATTGTTAATTTAGGGGGCGAATTGATCCCTAAAGGAGAGATTTCGAAACATTTAGATCGCATTGCGCGTAACAAAGCTGTCATCGTTCACTGCAAAAGTGGGGCAAGAAGCGCGAAAGTGGTGAAAATGCTTGAATCCGAACACGGATTTACCCACATTTGCAACTTGAAAGGAGGACTACTCGCGTACATAGAGGAAATAGATTCCTCTTTACCTAAGTATTAG
- a CDS encoding phosphoadenylyl-sulfate reductase, which produces MDVNSLNKRYSDLEPKARLKQIFKDFDRVLVTSSFGTTSSIFLHLLHQVKPHHPIHFINTKYLFKETHLYRKELEARWNLNVQEVLPKRNENTFTALNYTWSKDPDACCHFNKVMPLDDLKSRHDIWISGMIGGTNENRKTKEIFKRSGDIMRFYPLIDMDGQEAEWYKLMYELPQHPLKEKGFGSVGCEQCTIRGEGREGRWAGKEKTECGLHILETK; this is translated from the coding sequence ATGGATGTTAATTCCTTAAACAAACGCTATTCAGATTTAGAGCCCAAAGCTCGTCTGAAGCAGATATTTAAAGATTTTGATCGGGTTCTGGTCACCTCTTCATTTGGTACCACCTCCTCGATTTTTCTTCACCTCCTCCATCAGGTAAAACCTCATCATCCCATTCATTTCATCAATACCAAATACCTTTTCAAAGAGACACATCTCTATAGAAAAGAACTGGAAGCAAGATGGAATTTGAATGTGCAGGAGGTTCTGCCAAAAAGGAATGAGAATACGTTTACGGCCCTCAACTATACCTGGTCCAAAGATCCCGATGCTTGTTGCCATTTTAATAAGGTCATGCCGTTAGATGATCTGAAATCTCGACATGACATTTGGATTTCCGGGATGATTGGGGGAACAAATGAAAACAGAAAGACAAAAGAGATTTTCAAACGGAGTGGAGATATTATGCGCTTCTATCCCTTGATTGATATGGATGGGCAGGAAGCAGAATGGTATAAACTTATGTACGAACTTCCACAACATCCTTTGAAGGAAAAAGGATTTGGATCTGTGGGATGTGAGCAGTGTACAATACGCGGCGAGGGACGGGAAGGACGCTGGGCCGGAAAAGAAAAAACCGAATGTGGTTTGCACATTCTTGAAACAAAATAA
- a CDS encoding M4 family metallopeptidase produces MKKTFSFIFILLFVTTNIFAQTSRPEIRKEHPAFISLNKDQIYPKSQSQILLQQVFNMTPADELRSMGTFTDNMGQVHEKFQQYYNGIKVDGAIYSLHYTAGKITHMSGNYQDIHNLNVTPKIDAQAGLSNALGHIGATQYMWQQTGPAANDHIEYVKPQGELVVLSIENYPKARLAFKYDIYATQPLYRADVYVDAHTGQVLFENNRIHHANVAATGNSLYNGNVSFNADLTGGTYRLRQTVDGNGVETYTLNGSTNYGNAQDITSGSSNFTGSETGVQAHWGAEKTHQYYSSQHGRNSFDGNGTVLRSYVSYDVNYVNAFWDGSRMTYGDGDGVSYGPLVSLDIASHEITHGVTEFSANLVYQRESGALNESFSDIFGEMVEYHATGSNDWQMGTDIGIGGSGAIRSMDNPNAFSDPDTYGGTHWYNPNCGTPTRFNDYCGVHINSGVQNKWFYILSVGESGTNDIGNSYNVSGITREKAAAIAYRNLTVYLSTNSTFADARAGAIQSAEDLYGAGSNEVIQTTNAWYAVGVGGQYGTISYCSSASTNINDEYIGRVQLNTIDNASGGQFYTDFTSVSTDLSKNTQYTITVTPTWTGTVYSEGYSVWIDYNGDGDFADSGEQVWTQAATQTSPVSGSFTVPASASDGATRMRVSMKYNGIPTSCETFTYGEVEDYTVNIGSGGGGDTEAPSDPTGLTASNIQETTASLGWTASTDNVGVTGYNVYIGGTNIGSVTGTSANLTGLTANTSYSAYVTAVDAAGNESGASNTVNFTTQSGADTEAPTAPGSLSASNTTQTTTDLSWNASTDNVGVTSYSVYVDGNLDGTTASTSYTVSGLTASTTYSMYVTASDAAGNTSGQSNSINVTTQSGGGGGTTTVFAHFFETGLDGWVDGGSDCARISSATNSYEGSFSVRIRDNSGTASSMTLNNLDLSGFNEVSLEFYFRPVSMENGEDFWVRYNDGSGWQTVATYVVGSNGITNNSFYVATVTLNAADFNLSNNASLRFQNDASVNNDRVYIDAVTLTGTNSSVAGFSGQSITEIGGGQGFFGNAGEESGLELDLIVYPNPSRQFITVEADDPILSLKIFDIAGALVLDVKQVDGEINVEALSSGIYVIQAITEEEVIQGKFTRE; encoded by the coding sequence ATGAAAAAGACCTTTTCATTTATTTTCATATTACTTTTCGTTACTACTAACATTTTTGCTCAAACATCTCGCCCTGAGATTCGTAAAGAACACCCCGCCTTCATAAGCCTGAATAAGGACCAAATTTATCCCAAAAGTCAAAGTCAGATTCTTCTTCAACAGGTTTTCAATATGACGCCTGCTGACGAATTGCGTTCGATGGGAACCTTTACTGACAACATGGGACAGGTTCATGAAAAATTCCAACAATACTACAATGGAATTAAAGTAGATGGGGCTATTTACTCCCTTCACTACACAGCTGGAAAAATCACCCATATGTCGGGAAACTACCAGGATATTCATAACCTGAATGTAACTCCCAAAATAGATGCACAAGCTGGCTTATCTAATGCTTTGGGCCATATTGGTGCTACACAATATATGTGGCAACAAACAGGACCTGCTGCCAATGATCATATTGAGTATGTAAAGCCACAAGGAGAACTTGTTGTATTGAGCATTGAAAACTACCCAAAAGCAAGGCTTGCTTTTAAATATGACATTTACGCAACTCAGCCACTTTACAGAGCAGACGTTTATGTAGATGCTCATACTGGTCAGGTACTTTTTGAAAATAATCGTATTCATCATGCGAATGTTGCTGCAACGGGTAACTCCCTTTATAATGGTAATGTGAGTTTCAACGCTGACTTGACGGGAGGAACGTATCGCCTTCGTCAAACGGTTGATGGTAATGGTGTCGAAACCTATACCCTCAATGGAAGCACGAATTATGGAAATGCCCAGGATATTACCAGTGGCTCTTCCAATTTTACTGGATCAGAAACCGGTGTTCAAGCACATTGGGGAGCCGAAAAAACTCATCAATACTATTCCAGTCAGCATGGGAGAAATTCCTTTGATGGCAATGGTACCGTATTGCGCTCTTACGTTAGCTATGATGTAAATTATGTCAATGCTTTCTGGGATGGCAGTAGAATGACCTATGGCGATGGCGATGGCGTAAGCTATGGTCCGCTTGTATCTTTGGATATTGCCAGTCATGAGATTACGCATGGAGTAACCGAGTTCTCGGCTAATCTGGTTTATCAAAGAGAATCAGGTGCATTGAACGAATCTTTCTCCGACATCTTTGGAGAAATGGTCGAATATCATGCGACGGGTAGCAATGATTGGCAAATGGGTACTGATATCGGTATCGGTGGTTCAGGAGCTATTCGTTCTATGGACAATCCCAATGCATTTAGTGATCCGGATACCTATGGTGGAACTCATTGGTACAATCCTAATTGTGGTACTCCAACTCGTTTCAATGACTATTGTGGTGTACACATCAATTCAGGAGTTCAAAACAAATGGTTCTATATCCTTTCTGTAGGCGAAAGTGGTACCAATGACATTGGCAATTCCTATAATGTAAGCGGAATCACCAGAGAAAAGGCAGCTGCCATTGCTTACAGAAACCTGACTGTTTACCTTTCTACGAACTCTACTTTTGCTGATGCAAGAGCAGGAGCCATTCAATCTGCTGAAGATTTATATGGAGCAGGTTCAAATGAGGTAATCCAAACGACTAATGCATGGTATGCAGTGGGAGTAGGGGGACAATACGGAACTATCTCATACTGTTCGTCTGCCAGTACCAATATTAATGATGAATACATCGGTCGTGTTCAATTGAATACCATAGACAATGCTTCAGGAGGTCAATTTTATACTGATTTTACAAGTGTTTCTACTGATCTAAGTAAAAATACGCAGTATACGATTACTGTAACTCCTACCTGGACAGGTACAGTTTATTCGGAAGGTTACAGTGTCTGGATCGACTATAATGGTGATGGAGACTTTGCGGATTCTGGAGAACAGGTTTGGACGCAAGCTGCGACTCAAACTAGTCCTGTGAGTGGATCTTTTACGGTACCAGCATCTGCTTCAGATGGAGCTACACGTATGCGTGTATCCATGAAGTATAATGGAATTCCTACTTCCTGCGAAACCTTCACCTATGGTGAAGTGGAAGATTATACCGTCAACATTGGTTCCGGTGGCGGTGGAGACACCGAGGCGCCTAGTGATCCAACAGGTCTGACTGCTTCAAATATCCAGGAAACTACCGCAAGTTTGGGCTGGACCGCTTCTACAGACAATGTAGGCGTAACTGGCTATAATGTATATATCGGTGGAACGAATATTGGAAGTGTCACAGGTACTTCAGCCAATCTCACAGGTTTAACAGCAAATACTAGCTATTCTGCCTATGTTACAGCTGTAGATGCTGCTGGAAATGAGTCTGGTGCGAGTAATACAGTTAACTTCACTACTCAGAGTGGTGCGGATACAGAAGCTCCAACTGCTCCTGGCAGTCTTTCGGCTTCTAATACTACTCAAACCACAACGGACTTGAGTTGGAATGCTTCTACGGATAATGTGGGAGTTACTTCTTATAGTGTTTATGTAGATGGAAATCTTGATGGAACAACCGCTAGTACAAGCTATACGGTTAGTGGTTTGACGGCCAGCACAACATACAGCATGTATGTCACGGCTTCAGATGCAGCTGGAAATACTTCAGGTCAAAGCAATTCCATCAATGTAACTACGCAATCTGGCGGAGGCGGTGGTACAACAACTGTATTCGCTCACTTCTTTGAAACCGGATTAGACGGATGGGTCGATGGTGGTAGCGATTGTGCAAGAATCAGTAGTGCTACCAATTCTTATGAAGGTTCCTTCTCTGTAAGAATCAGAGATAATTCAGGAACAGCTTCATCTATGACGCTCAACAACCTTGATTTGAGTGGATTTAATGAAGTTAGTCTGGAATTCTATTTCCGTCCGGTAAGTATGGAAAACGGAGAAGATTTCTGGGTACGCTACAATGATGGAAGTGGATGGCAAACCGTTGCAACCTATGTTGTAGGCAGCAATGGAATCACCAATAACTCCTTCTATGTAGCAACAGTTACCCTGAACGCTGCGGATTTCAATCTAAGCAACAATGCCAGCCTACGTTTCCAGAATGATGCAAGTGTAAACAATGATCGTGTTTATATTGATGCTGTAACCCTTACCGGTACCAATTCAAGCGTCGCTGGATTTAGTGGACAAAGCATAACTGAAATCGGTGGTGGACAAGGATTCTTTGGAAATGCAGGGGAGGAGAGTGGATTAGAACTGGATCTAATAGTTTATCCTAATCCTTCTCGTCAATTCATCACTGTTGAAGCTGATGATCCAATCCTGTCTCTGAAGATATTTGATATCGCCGGAGCTCTGGTACTGGATGTGAAGCAGGTGGATGGAGAAATAAATGTCGAAGCTCTTAGCAGCGGTATTTATGTAATCCAGGCCATAACAGAAGAAGAAGTTATTCAAGGAAAATTCACCCGTGAATAG
- a CDS encoding DUF427 domain-containing protein: protein MKAIWNNQVLAESDETVVIEGNHYFPADSLKKEFFKETEHESVCFWKGTANYYSLEVDGQTNENAAWVYHKPSDAASRIKDHVAFWKGVKVE from the coding sequence ATGAAAGCGATTTGGAATAATCAGGTATTAGCCGAAAGTGATGAAACGGTAGTGATCGAAGGGAATCATTATTTCCCTGCTGATTCTTTGAAAAAAGAATTTTTCAAAGAAACCGAGCATGAATCTGTTTGCTTTTGGAAAGGAACGGCCAACTATTATAGCCTTGAGGTAGATGGTCAGACAAATGAAAATGCTGCATGGGTATACCACAAGCCCAGCGATGCAGCATCACGAATCAAGGATCATGTAGCCTTTTGGAAAGGGGTAAAAGTAGAATAA